In Flavobacterium sp. GSB-24, the genomic window ATAAAGAGACCAGAGATTTCCCAGCTTTAGACAGTACCTCCTATCTTTCTCCACACCTAAGATTTGGAACGGTAAGCATTCGGAAATTAGTAAACTGGGCAAATCGAAAAAATCAAACTTTTCTAAGCGAATTAATTTGGAGAGAATTCTTTATTCAAATTCTTTTCAGCTTTCCGAATTGTGTCAATCATAATTTCAAATCGGCCTACGATGGAATTCAATGGCGTAATAACGAAGATGATTTTAAAAGATGGTGTTCTGGAACTACAGGTTACCCAATGGTCGATGCAGGAATGCGCCAGCTTAACGAAACGGGTTACATGCACAATCGCGTTCGCATGGTTGTGGCGAGTTTTTTATGCAAGCATTTATTAATCAACTGGCAATGGGGAGAAGCTTATTTTGCCGAGAAACTTTTAGATTTCGAACTGGCTTCGAACGTTGGAAACTGGCAGTGGGCAGCAGGAACAGGTTGTGATGCTGCGCCTTATTTCAGGGTTTTTAATCCAGAAATCCAGCAAAAGAAATTTGACGAAAAAGGCGAATACATCCGCAAATGGATTCCTGAATTTGATTTTGGTTATAATGAACCAATGGTCGATCATGCTTTTGCGAGAGATCGTGCTATTGCGACTTATAAGGCTGGAATAATTAAATAAAATTCCAAATTTTTTAAATTCCAAATTCCAATTGTTCGTAATCTCGTGATCCTTCTTCCGTCAGGATGACAAACAATACAAAAAAAACCTTTGTCAAAGGTTTAAACTTTGACAAAGGTTTATGTAAAATTGGAATTTGGAATTTTAAAAATTTGGAATTTTCCAATCTAGTACTTCAAATAATTATCTACAACAATTTTTGCCTTCAAATCAAACATTAGATTATACAAACCAAAGA contains:
- a CDS encoding deoxyribodipyrimidine photo-lyase — its product is MTKQKVSFFWFRRDLRLEDNNGLFHALQSEFPIIPLFIFDEDILDNLPKNDARVSFIYHSLQKINSELNTFESSILIKKGKTQEVWKSLLEEFDIQSVFFNKDYEPFAIKRDNAIATVLKENKIECFSFKDHVIFEEKEITKADGLPYTVYTPYKNKWLEKYHILGSAPEYDSKPYQSNFAKNQFPFPDLLVIGFERSTIKVQPHNLTQIGNYKETRDFPALDSTSYLSPHLRFGTVSIRKLVNWANRKNQTFLSELIWREFFIQILFSFPNCVNHNFKSAYDGIQWRNNEDDFKRWCSGTTGYPMVDAGMRQLNETGYMHNRVRMVVASFLCKHLLINWQWGEAYFAEKLLDFELASNVGNWQWAAGTGCDAAPYFRVFNPEIQQKKFDEKGEYIRKWIPEFDFGYNEPMVDHAFARDRAIATYKAGIIK